A part of Desulfobacter sp. genomic DNA contains:
- a CDS encoding molybdopterin-dependent oxidoreductase, which produces MEPHAETFNTLDINFKEDGPARFTGIRLSRLAKMAGMNPHHPLTVVGSDQYVGYLPGELLGKGFLVWEINGKKITGLKGGPLKVVFPQQLGVHPACFTWYVEAMVAGSGTEARLSLVHRDTVRQYSRKELEALATPLDPSLFSIAQGCRNSFPSLPGGKEILAVPLSRLLAETLAEKGGAKVAVELVPFAGPVVTLPPDIARSPAYVVISCDGRPLHPALGGPFSVIFPVETHPEMADLVPESGALFFIEKVIIQ; this is translated from the coding sequence ATGGAGCCCCATGCAGAGACATTTAATACCCTGGATATCAATTTCAAGGAAGACGGCCCCGCCAGGTTCACCGGAATCCGGCTTTCCCGCCTGGCAAAGATGGCCGGCATGAACCCCCATCACCCCCTGACCGTTGTCGGCTCAGATCAATATGTGGGGTACCTGCCCGGAGAACTGCTGGGCAAGGGTTTTCTGGTCTGGGAAATAAACGGGAAAAAAATCACCGGGCTGAAGGGCGGCCCCCTGAAGGTGGTTTTTCCCCAACAGTTGGGGGTACATCCGGCCTGTTTCACCTGGTATGTTGAGGCCATGGTCGCCGGCAGCGGGACCGAAGCAAGGCTTTCCCTGGTGCACAGGGATACGGTCCGGCAGTATTCCCGGAAGGAACTTGAGGCCCTGGCCACCCCCCTTGATCCTTCTCTGTTTTCCATTGCCCAGGGGTGCCGTAATTCATTTCCTTCCCTTCCCGGTGGCAAAGAAATCCTGGCTGTTCCCCTGTCCCGGCTTTTGGCGGAAACACTTGCAGAGAAGGGCGGGGCGAAGGTTGCCGTGGAACTGGTTCCCTTTGCGGGCCCTGTGGTAACGCTTCCCCCGGATATTGCGCGTTCTCCGGCCTATGTGGTCATCTCCTGTGACGGCCGGCCCCTTCACCCGGCCCTGGGCGGCCCTTTTTCGGTGATATTCCCCGTTGAAACCCATCCGGAAATGGCGGATTTGGTGCCTGAATCCGGTGCACTGTTTTTCATTGAAAAGGTCATTATTCAATAG
- the prmA gene encoding 50S ribosomal protein L11 methyltransferase has product MKFKKLTAEFNADNIALAEEMICHVFFSFNLKGVVCNVPIPEPDEGFGTSTLPQPEQNAIIGYLPDMDASDIIIEKIEGKLAALGDMGIGVAVGIEVVDEKDWADAWKDYFHVTRITDRIVVKPEWKPHTPKAGEVVIHIDPGMAFGTGTHPTTAMCLERIETHLKPGQTVLDVGCGSGILMIAAAKLGALRLFGIDLDPMAVDITRENLEKNKIDPALYTLEATTLDRTPETAYDLVVANIIAQVIVDIAKDIKKRMAPEGLAILSGIIKERRADVLAALAASNLELAAETVTDEWVAMVVRHK; this is encoded by the coding sequence ATGAAATTCAAAAAACTCACCGCGGAATTCAACGCGGACAATATTGCTCTGGCAGAAGAAATGATCTGCCATGTTTTCTTTTCCTTCAACCTCAAGGGGGTGGTCTGCAATGTCCCCATCCCCGAACCCGATGAAGGATTCGGGACATCCACCCTGCCCCAGCCCGAGCAGAATGCCATCATCGGATACCTGCCGGACATGGACGCCTCGGATATCATTATCGAAAAAATAGAGGGGAAGCTGGCGGCCCTTGGGGATATGGGGATCGGGGTGGCTGTCGGCATTGAAGTCGTGGATGAAAAAGACTGGGCCGATGCCTGGAAAGACTATTTCCACGTCACCCGGATCACCGACCGCATAGTGGTCAAGCCCGAATGGAAGCCCCACACCCCGAAGGCAGGCGAGGTGGTGATCCATATTGATCCGGGAATGGCCTTTGGTACGGGTACCCACCCCACAACGGCCATGTGCCTTGAACGCATTGAAACTCACCTGAAGCCGGGTCAGACAGTTCTGGACGTGGGCTGCGGGTCGGGCATTCTCATGATTGCAGCGGCCAAGCTGGGGGCCTTGCGCCTTTTCGGCATTGATCTCGATCCCATGGCCGTGGACATCACCCGTGAAAACCTTGAAAAAAACAAAATCGATCCCGCCCTATATACTCTGGAGGCCACAACCCTGGACAGAACCCCGGAAACCGCCTATGATCTTGTGGTGGCCAACATCATTGCCCAGGTCATCGTGGATATTGCAAAGGATATAAAAAAACGGATGGCACCAGAGGGGCTGGCCATACTCTCCGGCATCATCAAAGAGCGCCGGGCAGATGTTCTGGCGGCCCTGGCAGCCAGCAACCTTGAGCTGGCTGCCGAAACTGTTACCGATGAGTGGGTGGCAATGGTCGTCCGCCACAAGTAA
- a CDS encoding MCP four helix bundle domain-containing protein, whose amino-acid sequence MAKEQKRISLKIKFYSVVLIFICIALVIGAVGLWNLSGMRSQISRIVGVSAEKIILATRIQKDLLLISGAEKNMLISEDGDEMNTYAGIIAEAEKKIQEASGKLAALIDSDEKKKLEQFESAFSQFLSVHKDVAALTTANTNFKAAQMAAGEAGPMITALGDHVETVVVNYEEEFQEATQLFDAMYLAEVGELMKQTARLLTAIRTLENTQQAIILSRETENTQSLIQQSNKLKGPIAKEFEDLASKINEKSQNDFKAARDLFTRFTQVSEKIMALAAQNSNARAFELSRKEGRSALDQAAGIMAGLVDASQKGLATDRDLANQNFNTARTLLAAIAICGILAGTFLAFIIIRQILSVLNKSFAFAQGLSQGDFSSQLDIVRNDELGDLAQYLNRISNNVGELIKSLSLGITHLTDAAGSLSSVSGSMSDGAREASEKSSRVADAAAGMNDSMAAVASGMETTADNLDMVAAAAEEMTVTISEVAKNTADSRQTAEEAVEQTKTAGDKVNQLAEAAEAIGKVTEAITDISEQTNLLALNATIEAARAGEAGKGFAVVATEIKDLAAQTAKATEEIRGQIQQIQTETGQTVDIITRTTEIVGNVNELSSAIAAAIEEQSAATREISTNINTASEAGRHITEGIGNASEAAGSVSEDVSGISRMSESLVENSEKVNENAEELAGIASDLKKMAGRFKI is encoded by the coding sequence ATGGCAAAAGAACAGAAAAGAATCAGCCTTAAGATTAAATTTTACTCTGTGGTATTAATTTTCATATGTATCGCCCTGGTCATCGGGGCGGTGGGCTTATGGAACCTCTCCGGTATGCGGAGTCAGATCAGCCGGATCGTGGGTGTATCGGCTGAAAAAATTATCCTGGCCACCCGTATCCAGAAGGACCTTCTGCTCATCTCCGGGGCGGAAAAAAACATGCTCATTTCAGAAGACGGGGATGAAATGAACACCTATGCCGGAATCATTGCCGAAGCGGAGAAAAAAATACAAGAGGCCAGCGGCAAACTGGCAGCCCTCATTGATTCAGATGAAAAAAAGAAACTGGAACAATTTGAATCGGCCTTTTCACAGTTCCTGTCCGTCCACAAAGACGTCGCGGCCCTCACAACAGCCAATACCAACTTCAAGGCCGCCCAGATGGCCGCCGGAGAGGCCGGCCCCATGATCACGGCACTGGGCGACCATGTTGAAACCGTGGTGGTCAACTACGAGGAGGAGTTCCAGGAGGCCACCCAGCTCTTCGACGCCATGTACCTGGCCGAAGTCGGGGAATTAATGAAACAGACGGCCAGGCTGCTGACAGCGATCCGGACCCTGGAAAATACCCAGCAGGCCATTATCCTGTCCAGGGAGACCGAAAACACTCAGTCCTTGATCCAGCAGAGTAATAAACTAAAAGGGCCCATTGCCAAGGAATTCGAGGATCTGGCATCCAAAATCAATGAAAAATCCCAAAATGATTTCAAGGCGGCCCGGGATCTTTTCACCCGGTTCACCCAGGTCAGTGAAAAAATCATGGCCCTGGCCGCCCAGAACTCCAACGCCAGGGCCTTTGAATTGTCGAGGAAGGAGGGGCGCTCTGCCCTGGACCAGGCCGCCGGCATCATGGCCGGCCTGGTGGACGCCAGCCAGAAAGGGCTGGCCACCGACCGTGACCTGGCCAACCAGAATTTCAACACCGCCCGCACCCTCCTGGCCGCCATTGCCATCTGCGGTATCCTTGCAGGAACGTTTCTTGCCTTTATCATCATCCGCCAGATCCTATCGGTGCTGAATAAAAGTTTTGCCTTTGCCCAGGGCCTGTCCCAGGGGGACTTCTCCTCACAACTGGATATTGTCAGGAATGACGAACTGGGAGATCTGGCCCAATACCTGAACCGGATATCCAATAATGTCGGAGAGTTGATCAAAAGCCTGTCCTTGGGCATCACCCACCTCACCGATGCCGCCGGCAGCCTTTCATCGGTATCCGGCAGCATGTCCGACGGGGCCAGGGAAGCTTCGGAAAAATCGTCCCGTGTGGCCGATGCGGCTGCGGGCATGAATGACAGCATGGCCGCTGTGGCCTCCGGCATGGAGACCACCGCCGACAACCTGGACATGGTGGCAGCTGCCGCAGAGGAAATGACCGTCACCATTTCAGAAGTGGCCAAGAACACCGCCGACTCAAGGCAGACCGCAGAAGAGGCCGTGGAGCAGACAAAAACCGCCGGAGACAAGGTCAATCAATTGGCCGAGGCCGCCGAGGCCATCGGCAAAGTCACCGAAGCCATCACCGATATCTCGGAGCAGACCAACCTTCTTGCCCTGAACGCCACCATAGAGGCGGCCCGGGCCGGGGAAGCCGGCAAAGGATTTGCTGTGGTTGCCACTGAAATCAAAGACCTGGCTGCCCAGACCGCCAAAGCCACCGAGGAAATCAGGGGACAAATCCAACAGATCCAGACAGAAACCGGGCAGACCGTGGATATCATCACCCGCACCACCGAGATTGTGGGCAATGTCAATGAACTCTCCTCCGCCATTGCCGCTGCCATAGAAGAACAGTCGGCCGCCACCCGGGAGATTTCAACCAACATCAACACCGCATCCGAGGCCGGCCGGCATATCACCGAAGGTATCGGCAATGCATCCGAGGCCGCCGGCAGTGTATCCGAGGATGTCTCCGGCATCAGCCGGATGTCCGAGTCCCTGGTGGAAAACAGCGAAAAAGTCAATGAAAATGCCGAAGAACTGGCCGGGATTGCTTCCGATCTGAAGAAGATGGCCGGACGGTTTAAAATCTAA
- the hisA gene encoding phosphoribosylformimino-5-aminoimidazole carboxamide ribotide isomerase, which yields MKFRPCIDLRNGKVVQIVGSTLKEKAGGTLVTNFESPDSPAQFARMYRKDQLTGGHVIALGPGNTNAVLSALNAYPGGLQVGGGITPDNAGKFLDAGASHVIVTSYVFSRGKIDMGKLETLVGAVGKKRLVLDLSCRSRDGQFWIVTDRWQNFTDVPVTPATLGHLAGYCDEFLVHGVDVEGKMQGIQEELVALLGTHSPVPATYAGGVSRFSDLERVKTVGGNRVDLTIGSALDIFGGSIPYLDVVAWHSQNA from the coding sequence ATGAAATTCAGACCCTGCATCGACTTGAGAAACGGTAAAGTCGTCCAGATCGTCGGCTCCACCCTCAAGGAAAAAGCAGGCGGCACCCTTGTCACCAATTTCGAAAGCCCGGACTCACCGGCGCAGTTTGCCCGGATGTACAGAAAGGACCAGCTCACCGGCGGCCATGTCATCGCCCTGGGCCCGGGCAACACCAATGCCGTTCTCTCCGCCCTCAACGCTTATCCGGGCGGGCTCCAGGTGGGCGGCGGCATCACCCCGGACAATGCCGGAAAATTTCTGGATGCCGGCGCCTCCCATGTCATAGTCACCTCCTATGTGTTTTCCCGGGGAAAAATTGATATGGGCAAACTCGAAACACTGGTCGGTGCGGTGGGGAAAAAACGGCTGGTGCTGGACCTGAGCTGCCGGTCCAGGGACGGGCAGTTCTGGATCGTCACCGACCGCTGGCAGAATTTCACCGATGTGCCCGTCACCCCGGCGACCCTTGGCCATCTGGCCGGGTATTGTGACGAATTTCTGGTCCACGGGGTGGATGTGGAAGGAAAAATGCAGGGGATCCAGGAAGAATTGGTGGCCCTGCTGGGCACCCATTCCCCCGTTCCCGCCACCTATGCCGGCGGCGTCTCCCGGTTCTCAGACCTGGAACGGGTTAAAACAGTAGGCGGCAACCGGGTGGATCTGACCATCGGTTCGGCCCTGGACATCTTCGGCGGCAGTATCCCCTACCTGGACGTGGTGGCCTGGCACAGCCAAAACGCCTGA
- a CDS encoding flagellin, producing the protein MALNITGNSAALIALGQAGKANSALTNTLERIATGKRINSASDDASAMAIADRLKSQSLAAEQQIENANASIAIAQVADGALGQMSDILQDIRTKTIAAGNGAQSAESLAAIQSEINGSLGALNDIVSNTSYNGQTLLDGSFSTAGLSIGSAAPSQLGSGETGMLSNIDITTAEGAQNALGTVDQALTQLNRIRSDVGSSQNQSLSEIEVLSTSRVNLISAESQIRDSDLAEESIELSRNQLLRQAATYALNHANDSTQQIVDLLG; encoded by the coding sequence ATGGCTTTAAATATAACCGGCAACAGCGCCGCACTCATCGCCCTTGGCCAGGCAGGGAAAGCCAACAGCGCCTTAACCAACACCCTTGAACGCATTGCCACGGGCAAACGGATCAACTCCGCATCGGACGATGCCTCGGCAATGGCCATCGCAGACCGTCTCAAAAGCCAATCCCTGGCCGCCGAACAGCAGATCGAAAATGCAAATGCCAGCATCGCCATCGCCCAGGTTGCCGACGGTGCCCTGGGGCAGATGTCAGATATCCTTCAGGATATCCGGACCAAAACCATTGCCGCCGGAAACGGGGCCCAGTCGGCAGAGAGTCTGGCTGCCATTCAGTCGGAGATAAACGGTTCCCTTGGCGCCCTCAATGATATTGTATCCAACACCTCTTACAACGGGCAGACGCTTCTGGACGGCAGTTTCAGCACAGCGGGGCTCTCCATCGGCTCCGCTGCCCCGTCCCAGCTGGGATCAGGGGAAACCGGCATGCTCTCAAACATTGATATCACCACAGCCGAGGGCGCCCAGAACGCCTTGGGAACGGTGGACCAGGCCCTGACGCAGCTTAACAGAATCCGGTCTGATGTAGGGTCCAGCCAGAACCAGTCACTTTCTGAAATCGAAGTCCTCTCCACCAGCCGGGTCAACCTGATTTCAGCAGAATCCCAGATCCGGGATTCAGACCTGGCAGAGGAGTCAATTGAACTCAGCCGGAATCAACTGCTGCGCCAGGCGGCCACCTATGCGTTGAACCATGCCAATGATTCAACCCAGCAGATCGTAGACCTTCTCGGATAA
- a CDS encoding sigma-54-dependent Fis family transcriptional regulator: MTHDGKGQARQEYELFKELDPDALQKKFLNALLKIQNVRRGSIWIKKDQTYVCVEAAGAESEHIKGVVLEADQPSVVGWVIENGKMTIAETGSDLRHNREVEENFSVKSSQILCFPLILMEKEVYGAVQVIDTSCDRTALNLDTAYLEPLQNLVDICSIAMSNAVLYSAERKKALHFKSVLSKVKKENAIIGQSKPFHKSMALVNSYADTEFNVLITGESGTGKELVAEKVHMGSSRADKPFLVQNCSAIPETLLESELFGYEKGAFTGATRSRAGLFEAADKGTVFLDEIGDMPMSTQAALLRVLQKNEIKPLGSNRIKHVDVRIIAATNKDIKQMIHENSFRQDLYYRLSVLPVHLPPLRERREDVPLLVKHFLAKEAMKAEVPEKKVGPDTMQYLVSYAWPGNIRELENLMRYLMVTAPGEAIGPENLPEHIREQAPEGDGLAEMIHGEDSEFLMDLSAMTWPELEGAYVNTLLQKYNWNITWAARASGINRSTFASRMRKLNIRRDRP, encoded by the coding sequence ATGACCCATGACGGCAAAGGTCAGGCCCGGCAGGAATATGAATTGTTCAAGGAGCTTGACCCCGATGCCCTGCAGAAAAAATTTTTAAATGCCCTGTTGAAGATTCAGAATGTCCGGCGGGGATCCATCTGGATAAAAAAAGACCAGACCTACGTCTGCGTGGAGGCCGCCGGCGCCGAGAGCGAACATATCAAAGGGGTGGTACTGGAGGCGGACCAGCCTTCGGTGGTGGGCTGGGTTATCGAAAATGGGAAGATGACCATTGCGGAAACCGGGAGTGACCTGCGCCACAACCGGGAGGTCGAGGAAAATTTTTCGGTGAAAAGCAGCCAGATCCTTTGCTTCCCCCTGATCCTAATGGAAAAAGAGGTGTACGGGGCGGTTCAGGTGATTGACACCTCCTGTGACAGAACCGCTCTCAATCTGGATACGGCCTACCTGGAGCCCCTTCAAAATCTTGTGGACATCTGCTCCATTGCCATGAGCAACGCCGTTCTCTATTCTGCTGAGCGGAAAAAAGCCCTTCATTTCAAATCAGTACTCTCAAAGGTCAAAAAGGAAAATGCCATTATCGGTCAGAGCAAGCCGTTTCATAAAAGCATGGCCCTGGTGAACAGCTATGCAGATACGGAGTTTAACGTTCTGATTACCGGTGAAAGCGGCACGGGTAAGGAGTTGGTGGCGGAAAAGGTACACATGGGCAGCAGCCGGGCGGATAAGCCTTTTCTGGTTCAGAATTGCTCTGCCATCCCGGAAACGCTGCTGGAAAGCGAATTGTTCGGGTATGAGAAGGGGGCCTTTACCGGGGCCACCCGTTCAAGGGCCGGGCTGTTTGAGGCGGCGGACAAGGGCACTGTTTTCCTCGATGAGATCGGTGACATGCCCATGAGTACCCAGGCCGCATTGCTGAGGGTGCTCCAGAAAAATGAGATCAAACCCCTTGGATCCAACCGGATCAAGCATGTGGACGTCAGGATTATCGCCGCCACCAATAAAGATATAAAGCAGATGATCCATGAGAATTCATTCCGCCAGGACCTCTATTACCGGCTCTCCGTACTTCCGGTTCATCTGCCCCCCCTGCGGGAGCGGCGGGAGGATGTGCCCCTTCTGGTGAAGCATTTTCTGGCCAAGGAGGCCATGAAGGCGGAGGTCCCTGAAAAGAAAGTCGGCCCCGACACCATGCAGTATCTGGTGTCCTATGCCTGGCCGGGCAATATCAGGGAATTGGAGAATCTGATGCGGTATCTGATGGTCACGGCCCCGGGGGAGGCAATCGGACCGGAGAACCTGCCGGAGCACATCCGGGAGCAGGCCCCTGAAGGAGATGGTCTCGCAGAGATGATACACGGTGAGGACAGTGAATTTTTAATGGATCTCTCCGCCATGACCTGGCCGGAACTCGAAGGCGCCTATGTAAATACGCTGTTGCAGAAATACAATTGGAATATCACATGGGCGGCCAGGGCGTCGGGCATCAACCGGTCGACATTTGCCTCCAGGATGCGGAAACTGAACATCCGCAGGGACCGCCCCTGA
- the priA gene encoding primosomal protein N' has product MVNSDFIEVGVTLPVRGTFVYSIPEKFRDQACLGMRVLVPFGRRRVTGYILGEQADSGPYKARDIISLLDDHPLFPETDIPFFKWVADYYIHPLGDTIKTALPKGLEQKDISWVFVTDKGRCAMAEGKLADEEIPLMEQVCRKEGCALKSLVKSVEPALVRRMEKKDFIVVSAVLKKESAGIKKEKFISISAALPTTSITMSKKRTEILAIVREAGEISLTGLKAKVPSAPRLIKPLAESGYLSIVERRVFRDPLGDPVEPDTPPQLTTEQAALVAQVRENRSQGFIPYLLTGVTGSGKTEVYMRLAADALESGLGAIIMVPEIALISQTERRFRARFGEKIAVIHSMLTQGERLDQWRRIALEKVNVVIGARSALFAPLKKIGIIIVDEEHDSSYKQESGLRYNARDLAVVRAKMHNCPAVLGSATPSVQSYRNVVAGKFRQLELTKRVNDNPLPEITLVDMKKYKDVYGTDRIITPELGRAIRTCLEKGNQALIFLNRRGFATFPACGSCGKTLNCPYCDVTMTFHKGADYYKCHLCGHSVAGDVRCPECKTGKMKNFGFGTEKVETMLKTLFPDARLARMDQDSTAKKGSALKLLRQVRNRNVDIIVGTQMLAKGHDFPAITLVGVICADLSLSLPDFRASERTFQLLAQVAGRAGRGKEPGRVIMQTYNPDHFTIEASRKQDYLEFFNQESPFRKALMYPPFTRMIQLKISGKDEHRTAAHAQTVAQVLNRMNTADPRAQILGPIEAAIQKISSRFRWQILIKSISARQINQMVSAMAEDPEISRVKSVTVGIDVDPYFLM; this is encoded by the coding sequence ATGGTGAATTCAGATTTTATAGAGGTCGGAGTGACGCTTCCTGTGCGGGGCACCTTTGTTTACAGTATCCCTGAAAAGTTCCGGGACCAGGCCTGCCTTGGGATGCGGGTACTGGTCCCCTTCGGCCGGCGGCGGGTGACCGGATATATTCTCGGGGAACAGGCAGACAGCGGACCTTATAAGGCCCGGGATATTATTTCCCTTCTGGATGACCACCCCCTGTTTCCCGAAACTGATATCCCCTTTTTCAAATGGGTGGCGGATTACTACATCCATCCCCTGGGCGACACCATTAAAACCGCCCTGCCCAAGGGGCTGGAGCAGAAGGATATTTCCTGGGTCTTTGTGACGGATAAGGGGCGCTGCGCCATGGCCGAAGGCAAATTGGCCGATGAAGAAATCCCGTTGATGGAGCAGGTCTGCCGAAAAGAGGGATGTGCCCTCAAATCCCTTGTAAAAAGTGTTGAACCGGCCCTGGTCCGGCGGATGGAAAAAAAGGATTTTATTGTTGTTTCGGCGGTGCTGAAAAAGGAAAGTGCCGGAATAAAAAAAGAGAAATTCATTTCTATTTCAGCGGCATTGCCCACTACATCCATTACCATGTCAAAGAAGCGGACCGAAATCCTTGCCATTGTCCGGGAGGCGGGTGAGATTTCCCTCACCGGTTTAAAGGCCAAGGTGCCCAGCGCGCCCCGGCTGATAAAACCCCTGGCCGAATCCGGATATCTTTCCATCGTTGAACGGCGGGTCTTCCGTGATCCCCTGGGGGATCCGGTGGAGCCGGATACGCCGCCTCAATTGACAACAGAGCAGGCCGCCCTGGTGGCGCAGGTCCGGGAGAACCGAAGCCAGGGGTTTATTCCCTATCTGCTCACCGGGGTCACGGGTTCGGGCAAAACAGAAGTATATATGCGGCTGGCGGCAGATGCACTGGAAAGCGGGCTGGGCGCCATTATCATGGTGCCGGAAATCGCCCTGATCTCCCAGACCGAGCGGCGGTTTAGGGCCCGGTTCGGGGAAAAAATAGCGGTGATTCATTCCATGCTCACCCAGGGGGAACGCCTGGACCAGTGGCGGCGCATCGCATTGGAAAAGGTGAATGTCGTCATCGGCGCCCGGTCGGCCCTGTTTGCCCCCTTGAAAAAAATTGGAATCATCATCGTGGATGAGGAGCATGACAGTTCATACAAACAGGAGTCGGGGCTGCGCTACAATGCCAGGGACCTGGCCGTGGTCAGGGCCAAGATGCACAACTGCCCGGCGGTACTGGGGTCGGCCACCCCGTCGGTGCAGTCTTATCGGAACGTGGTTGCCGGCAAATTCAGGCAGCTTGAGCTGACAAAGCGGGTGAATGACAACCCCCTGCCGGAGATTACCCTGGTGGACATGAAAAAGTACAAGGATGTCTACGGCACCGACCGGATCATCACTCCTGAACTGGGACGGGCGATCCGGACCTGCCTGGAAAAGGGAAATCAGGCGTTGATTTTTCTCAACCGACGGGGATTTGCAACCTTTCCGGCCTGCGGGTCCTGCGGCAAGACCCTGAACTGCCCCTATTGCGATGTGACCATGACCTTTCACAAGGGGGCGGATTATTATAAATGTCATCTCTGCGGCCACAGCGTTGCCGGTGATGTGCGGTGCCCGGAGTGCAAAACAGGCAAAATGAAGAATTTCGGATTCGGTACGGAAAAGGTTGAAACCATGCTGAAAACCCTTTTCCCCGATGCCCGGCTGGCCCGGATGGACCAGGATTCCACCGCCAAAAAGGGCAGTGCCTTAAAGCTGCTGCGCCAGGTCCGTAACCGGAATGTGGATATTATTGTGGGGACCCAAATGCTGGCCAAGGGCCATGATTTTCCCGCCATTACCCTGGTGGGGGTGATTTGCGCCGACCTGTCGCTGAGCCTGCCGGATTTCAGGGCCTCGGAACGGACTTTCCAGCTTCTGGCCCAGGTGGCGGGGCGGGCCGGCAGGGGAAAAGAGCCGGGCAGGGTGATCATGCAGACCTATAATCCGGACCACTTTACCATTGAAGCTTCCAGGAAACAGGATTACCTGGAATTTTTCAACCAGGAGTCCCCCTTCCGGAAAGCCTTGATGTATCCCCCCTTTACCCGGATGATTCAGTTGAAGATTTCAGGAAAGGATGAGCATCGGACCGCCGCACATGCCCAAACGGTGGCACAGGTGCTGAACCGCATGAACACGGCCGATCCCCGGGCCCAGATCCTGGGGCCCATTGAAGCCGCGATCCAGAAAATATCTTCCAGATTCAGGTGGCAGATCCTGATCAAAAGCATTTCTGCCCGCCAGATCAATCAAATGGTGTCGGCCATGGCCGAAGATCCGGAAATCAGCCGGGTGAAGTCGGTGACAGTGGGAATTGACGTGGATCCTTACTTTTTGATGTGA
- the upp gene encoding uracil phosphoribosyltransferase produces MAVYVEEHPLIKHKLGIMREKNISTKDFRELASEVARLLTYEATKSFETEKTVIEGWAGKVEVEKIKGKKITIVPILRAGLGMMDGVIDLIPSAKVSVVGFYRDEETLKPVQYYFKTASALEERTALIVDPMLATGGTLIATIDLLKEAGCKKIMGLFLVAAPEGIAKVEEKHPDVDIYTASVDECLNEVGYILPGLGDAGDKIFGTK; encoded by the coding sequence ATGGCTGTATACGTAGAGGAACACCCTCTGATTAAGCATAAACTGGGCATCATGAGAGAAAAAAACATCAGCACCAAGGACTTCCGGGAACTGGCTTCGGAAGTGGCCCGGCTGCTGACCTATGAGGCCACCAAATCATTTGAGACCGAAAAAACCGTCATCGAAGGATGGGCCGGCAAAGTTGAAGTGGAAAAGATCAAGGGCAAAAAAATCACCATCGTTCCCATTCTCAGGGCAGGCCTGGGCATGATGGACGGGGTCATTGACCTTATCCCCTCTGCCAAGGTATCCGTTGTGGGCTTTTACAGGGATGAAGAAACCCTGAAACCGGTGCAGTATTATTTTAAAACCGCCAGCGCCCTGGAAGAGCGGACCGCCCTGATCGTGGACCCCATGCTGGCCACCGGCGGCACCCTCATCGCCACCATCGACCTGCTCAAGGAAGCGGGATGTAAAAAAATCATGGGACTCTTCCTTGTGGCTGCCCCCGAAGGCATTGCCAAGGTGGAAGAGAAACATCCTGATGTGGATATTTATACCGCCAGCGTGGATGAATGCCTCAATGAAGTCGGCTACATCCTGCCCGGCCTGGGTGATGCCGGCGATAAAATATTCGGTACCAAATAA